In Microbacterium sp. No. 7, the genomic window AGGCCATCGACGGGGCGAGGAAGCACGTCGTGTCGAGCACGCTGAGCGAGGTCGACTGGAACGCCGAGCTGGTGCGAGGCGACGTGGGGCAGGCTGTCCGGCGGCTCAAGGAGGAGCCGGGCGAGGGACTGTGGGCGGGCGGAGTGACGCTGCCCCTGGCGCTGGCGGATCTCGGGCTGATCGACGAGTACGAGTTCGTCGTGCAGCCGGTCCTGGCCGGACACGGACCCACGCTCCTCGCCGGCCTGCGCGAGCGCATCGAGCTCGAGCTCGTGGACCGCCGGGAGTTC contains:
- a CDS encoding dihydrofolate reductase family protein produces the protein MRPLRYSINVTLDGCCHHEAGLPPDEESMRYWTDEMARADALLFGRMTYRMMESAWRRPATGAWPDWMNEWEVPFAEAIDGARKHVVSSTLSEVDWNAELVRGDVGQAVRRLKEEPGEGLWAGGVTLPLALADLGLIDEYEFVVQPVLAGHGPTLLAGLRERIELELVDRREFRSGALALRYRPVRARA